Proteins encoded in a region of the Trichomycterus rosablanca isolate fTriRos1 chromosome 26, fTriRos1.hap1, whole genome shotgun sequence genome:
- the flrt1a gene encoding leucine-rich repeat transmembrane protein FLRT1 — MALLGVAELRDLIFHLLLCLTVLAEVLQCTAAASQGVYTEGDVECPIVCRCDEDFIYCNDRGLSAIPPLPPSASILYLQNNQIDNAGLPTSLEHLITVEVIYLYDNELDDFPMHLPPSLRELHLQDNNIRVLPRAALARFPLLEKLHLDDNSVSTVSIEDQAFADNPRLRLLFLSRNHLSSIPSGLPASLEELRLDDNRISTIPTHAFRGLSSLRRLVLDGNLLANQRIADDTFSRLSNLTELSLVRNSLQTPPVNLPSAHLQRLSLQDNAIIHMPRGSLDGMRSLQRLDLSGNNLTTLPRGLFRDLESLGQLLVRGNPWHCGCNLRWLYDWLEAKGNTITVRGLTCQSPERVRDMPLKELTSQMDDCELTAAGGGGIGGVGSTGGGGNRMSGAVVISSSTTLSPPQGSLFTLRSKRPGLGLPDKALDYTLGSSGVGKNLALNVKPLSHDSVRVTWSVAQTSSSFRLSWLRLGTSSAMGSITETLVRGDRREYLLTALQPASSYIICMVPLVSGSINKGIMSGGNTDTDEAPVCAKAETSDPNLSEVDQEEDQDSEHISSLPLAGIIGGATAIVSLALIFGIFCWYVHRTRSLSSRDHYNRNSSRKSKHYDDYIESGTKKDTTILEIRGPGFQMTPMAAREPMQPKPIQEDYIIHTIFPSNGTGLYKPPQHNTNSAYGTNRGYREGGIPDIDYSYT; from the coding sequence ATGGCTCTTCTTGGTGTAGCCGAGCTTCGAGATTTGATCTTCCATCTACTGCTGTGCCTCACGGTCTTGGCCGAGGTCCTTCAGTGCACTGCAGCCGCCTCACAGGGAGTGTACACCGAGGGGGACGTTGAGTGCCCCATTGTATGCCGCTGCGACGAAGACTTTATTTACTGCAACGACCGTGGTCTTAGCGCGATCCCACCGTTACCCCCTTCTGCCTCCATTCTTTATCTTCAAAACAATCAAATAGACAATGCAGGACTTCCCACCTCCCTGGAGCACCTTATCACAGTAGAGGTTATCTACCTCTATGATAATGAACTTGATGACTTTCCCATGCATCTACCACCATCCTTACGGGAGCTACACCTCCAAGACAACAACATCCGAGTGTTGCCACGAGCCGCGCTAGCCAGGTTTCCTTTGCTTGAAAAGTTGCATCTGGATGACAATTCAGTGTCCACAGTTAGTATAGAAGACCAAGCCTTTGCCGACAACCCTCGTCTTCGTCTGCTCTTCCTTTCCAGAAACCATCTCTCCAGTATTCCCTCAGGGCTTCCAGCCTCGCTAGAGGAGCTCCGCTTGGATGACAACCGCATCTCTACAATCCCAACGCACGCCTTTCGGGGTTTGTCTTCTCTACGCCGTCTTGTATTGGACGGAAACCTTCTGGCTAATCAGCGTATTGCAGATGACACCTTCTCACGCCTTTCGAACCTCACAGAGCTTTCATTAGTGCGGAACTCTCTTCAGACTCCACCTGTTAATTTACCGAGTGCACACTTGCAAAGACTTTCCCTCCAGGACAATGCCATAATCCACATGCCGCGTGGTTCCCTAGATGGAATGCGTAGTCTTCAGCGCCTGGATCTTTCTGGAAACAACTTGACCACACTTCCCAGAGGTTTGTTCCGGGATTTGGAAAGTCTAGGTCAGCTGCTTGTCCGTGGCAACCCTTGGCACTGTGGTTGCAATCTACGTTGGCTGTATGACTGGCTGGAAGCCAAAGGAAACACCATTACAGTCCGTGGACTTACCTGCCAGTCTCCTGAGCGTGTGCGTGACATGCCGCTAAAGGAACTTACCAGCCAAATGGATGACTGTGAACTGACAGCTGCTGGAGGTGGAGGAATAGGTGGGGTAGGTTCAACAGGTGGAGGAGGCAATAGAATGAGTGGAGCAGTAGTCATTAGCAGCTCTACAACTCTCTCCCCTCCACAGGGCTCCTTATTTACCCTGCGGTCCAAGCGACCAGGTCTGGGGCTTCCAGACAAAGCCTTGGACTACACACTCGGCAGCAGTGGGGTAGGAAAGAACCTAGCCCTGAATGTAAAGCCACTGTCCCACGACAGCGTCAGAGTCACATGGAGTGTGGCTCAGACGTCTTCTTCCTTCAGGCTTAGTTGGCTTCGTCTGGGAACTAGTTCTGCTATGGGCTCCATCACAGAGACTTTAGTAAGGGGTGACCGCAGAGAGTATCTCCTTACTGCCCTCCAGCCAGCATCCAGCTACATCATCTGCATGGTGCCACTAGTGTCTGGCAGCATAAACAAAGGGATCATGTCTGGAGGAAACACAGATACAGATGAGGCTCCAGTCTGTGCTAAGGCTGAGACATCTGATCCCAACCTGTCTGAAGTTGATCAGGAGGAGGATCAGGACTCAGAACACATCAGCTCACTCCCACTTGCTGGAATCATCGGTGGAGCTACCGCCATAGTCTCTCTGGCACTTATTTTTGGCATATTTTGCTGGTATGTGCACCGCACCAGAAGTCTTTCATCAAGAGACCACTACAATCGCAACAGCTCACGCAAGAGCAAGCATTATGATGACTACATTGAATCGGGTACGAAGAAGGACACCACCATCCTGGAGATACGAGGACCTGGATTCCAAATGACACCAATGGCTGCAAGAGAGCCCATGCAGCCCAAACCAATACAAGAAGACTACATAATACATACTATCTTTCCATCCAACGGCACAGGTCTTTACAAACCACCTCAACACAACACTAACTCGGCCTACGGCACAAACCGTGGATATAGAGAAGGAGGCATCCCAGATATAGACTACTCCTACACGTGA